From a region of the Mycobacterium sp. SMC-8 genome:
- a CDS encoding sugar porter family MFS transporter codes for MAGHGGPVGESPEIYEKGQDFSSGKTAIRIASVAALGGLLFGYDSAVINGAVDSIQEDFGIGNAELGFAVASALLGAAAGAMTAGRIADRIGRIAVMKIAAVLFLVSAFGTGFAHEVWTVVLFRIVGGIGVGVASVIAPAYIAETSPPGIRGRLGSLQQLAIVTGIFASFAVNWILQWLAGGPNEPLWFGLDAWRWMFLAMAVPAVVYGALAFTIPESPRYLVASHRIPEARRVLTRLLGQKNLEITIVRIRETLEREDKPSWRDLRKPTGGLYGVVWVGLGLSIFQQFVGINVIFYYSNVLWQAVGFSADESAIYTVITSVINVLTTLIAIALIDKIGRKPLLLIGSSGMAVTLITMAVIFGNATVNPDGTPSLPGASGVIALIAANLFVVAFGMSWGPVVWVLLGEMFPNRIRAAALGLAAAGQWAANWLITVTFPALRDHLGLAYGFYGLCAVLSGVFVWRWVMETKGVSLEDMHGEILRENKTAAG; via the coding sequence ATGGCCGGTCACGGTGGTCCAGTCGGGGAGAGCCCGGAGATCTATGAGAAAGGCCAGGACTTCTCGTCCGGCAAGACCGCGATCCGGATCGCGTCGGTGGCCGCGCTCGGCGGCCTGCTGTTCGGCTACGACAGCGCGGTCATCAACGGTGCGGTGGACTCCATCCAGGAGGACTTCGGCATCGGCAACGCCGAACTGGGCTTCGCGGTCGCCTCGGCGTTGCTGGGTGCCGCCGCCGGCGCGATGACCGCCGGACGTATCGCCGACCGCATCGGCCGCATCGCGGTGATGAAGATCGCCGCCGTGCTGTTCCTGGTCAGCGCCTTCGGCACCGGCTTCGCCCACGAGGTGTGGACCGTGGTGCTGTTCCGCATCGTCGGCGGTATCGGCGTCGGGGTGGCATCGGTGATCGCGCCGGCCTACATCGCCGAGACCTCCCCACCCGGGATTCGCGGTCGGCTCGGATCGCTGCAACAGCTGGCCATAGTGACAGGCATCTTCGCGTCGTTCGCGGTCAACTGGATCCTGCAATGGCTGGCCGGCGGCCCGAACGAGCCGCTGTGGTTCGGGTTGGACGCCTGGCGCTGGATGTTCCTGGCCATGGCGGTCCCGGCCGTGGTGTACGGCGCGCTGGCCTTCACGATCCCGGAATCGCCGCGCTATCTCGTTGCCTCGCACAGAATTCCGGAAGCACGCCGGGTTCTGACAAGGTTGCTGGGGCAGAAGAACCTGGAGATCACCATCGTCCGGATCCGCGAGACGCTGGAACGTGAGGACAAGCCGTCCTGGCGCGACCTGCGCAAGCCGACGGGAGGCTTGTACGGCGTCGTGTGGGTCGGCCTCGGCCTGTCGATCTTCCAGCAGTTCGTCGGCATCAACGTGATCTTCTACTACAGCAACGTGCTGTGGCAGGCGGTGGGGTTCAGCGCCGACGAGTCGGCGATCTACACCGTGATCACCTCGGTGATCAACGTGCTCACCACGTTGATCGCGATCGCCTTGATCGACAAGATCGGGCGTAAGCCGCTGCTGCTCATAGGCTCGTCGGGCATGGCCGTCACGCTGATCACGATGGCAGTGATCTTCGGCAACGCAACGGTCAACCCGGACGGCACCCCGAGCCTGCCCGGCGCCTCCGGGGTCATCGCGCTGATCGCGGCGAATCTGTTCGTCGTCGCGTTCGGCATGTCGTGGGGCCCGGTGGTCTGGGTGCTGCTCGGGGAGATGTTCCCCAACCGGATCCGCGCCGCGGCGCTCGGCCTGGCCGCCGCGGGCCAGTGGGCGGCGAACTGGCTGATCACCGTCACCTTCCCCGCCCTGCGCGACCACCTCGGTCTGGCGTACGGCTTCTACGGGCTGTGCGCGGTGCTGTCCGGTGTGTTCGTGTGGCGGTGGGTGATGGAGACCAAGGGCGTCTCACTGGAGGACATGCACGGCGAGATCCTTCGCGAGAACAAGACCGCGGCCGGCTGA
- a CDS encoding phosphoribosyl-ATP diphosphatase → MTQSPNVKTFDALFAELSERARTRPAGSGTVAALDGGVHGIGKKILEEAGEVWLAAEHESDDALAEEISQLLYWTQVLMLSRGLTLDDVYGKL, encoded by the coding sequence GTGACACAATCGCCAAACGTGAAGACCTTCGATGCGCTGTTCGCCGAACTGAGCGAACGAGCACGCACCCGTCCGGCAGGCAGCGGAACCGTCGCCGCACTCGACGGCGGCGTGCACGGCATCGGAAAAAAGATTCTCGAAGAGGCCGGCGAGGTGTGGCTGGCCGCCGAACACGAGAGCGACGATGCGCTTGCCGAGGAGATCAGCCAGTTGCTCTATTGGACGCAGGTGCTGATGCTCTCCCGCGGGCTCACTCTCGACGACGTGTACGGGAAGTTGTGA
- a CDS encoding HAD family phosphatase translates to MRAVLWDMDGTLVDSEKLWDVSLSALYESYGGVLSRETRTALVGASAEETMQTAYAELGLDPDPVAMTESIRWLHDHTADLFDDGLPWCPGAREMLEALAAERMPTALVTNTARQLAERALDSIGRHYFSVTVCGDEVPSGKPAPDPYLRAADLLGLPPSECLAVEDSVTGAAAAERAGCAVLIVPNEVPVPGGLRRRHVDSLAALDVAGLRRIYHEIDAELPDRTA, encoded by the coding sequence GTGCGAGCGGTGTTGTGGGACATGGACGGAACCCTCGTGGATTCCGAAAAGCTGTGGGATGTCTCACTTTCGGCGCTCTATGAGAGCTACGGCGGGGTGCTGAGCCGTGAGACCAGGACCGCGCTGGTGGGCGCGTCGGCGGAGGAGACGATGCAGACCGCCTACGCCGAACTGGGCCTGGATCCCGACCCGGTGGCGATGACCGAGTCGATCCGCTGGTTGCACGACCACACCGCCGACCTGTTCGACGACGGCCTGCCGTGGTGTCCCGGCGCCCGGGAGATGCTGGAAGCGCTGGCCGCCGAACGCATGCCGACGGCGCTGGTGACCAATACCGCGCGCCAGCTCGCCGAGCGCGCGCTCGACAGCATCGGCAGGCACTACTTCTCGGTCACGGTGTGCGGCGACGAAGTGCCGAGCGGCAAGCCGGCGCCCGACCCGTATCTGCGCGCCGCCGATCTGCTGGGTTTGCCGCCGTCGGAGTGCCTGGCCGTGGAGGACTCGGTGACCGGTGCCGCCGCCGCCGAACGCGCGGGGTGCGCGGTGCTCATCGTGCCCAACGAGGTGCCGGTCCCCGGCGGGTTGCGCCGCCGGCACGTCGACTCACTGGCCGCCCTCGACGTGGCCGGACTGCGCCGGATCTATCACGAGATCGACGCAGAACTGCCTGACCGAACCGCCTGA
- a CDS encoding TetR/AcrR family transcriptional regulator: MPTVTWSRLNADRRAAVVAAAEAEFAAHGFSGGSLNVIARRAGVAKGSLFQYFADKRDLYAHITDVGSQRVRRHMEEQIRLLDPARPFFEFLTDLLDVWVAYFAEHPRDRALHAAASFEVDTDARVSVRSVVHRHYLEVLRPLVHDAQCRGDLRAEADTETLLSLLLMLLPHLALAPYVRGMDPVLGLDELSPEQPALVVRRYVTVLTAAFAAVPVPLPFATTEGEAVP; encoded by the coding sequence ATGCCGACGGTGACGTGGTCTCGTCTGAATGCGGATCGCCGCGCAGCGGTGGTCGCCGCCGCGGAGGCGGAGTTCGCCGCGCACGGATTCTCCGGCGGCAGCCTGAATGTGATCGCGCGCCGAGCCGGGGTCGCCAAAGGCAGTCTCTTCCAATACTTCGCGGACAAGCGCGACCTCTACGCGCATATCACCGACGTGGGCAGCCAGCGGGTACGCCGCCACATGGAAGAGCAGATCCGCCTTCTGGACCCCGCCCGCCCGTTCTTCGAGTTCCTCACCGACCTGCTCGACGTCTGGGTCGCGTACTTCGCCGAACATCCGCGCGATCGGGCATTGCACGCCGCCGCGAGCTTCGAGGTCGACACCGATGCACGTGTCAGTGTGCGTTCCGTCGTGCACCGGCACTATCTGGAGGTGTTGCGGCCACTGGTGCACGACGCGCAGTGCCGCGGTGACCTACGCGCCGAGGCGGACACCGAGACCCTGCTGTCGCTGTTGCTGATGCTGCTGCCGCACCTCGCCCTGGCGCCGTACGTGCGCGGCATGGACCCGGTCCTCGGGCTCGACGAACTCTCGCCCGAGCAGCCGGCCCTGGTCGTGCGCCGCTACGTCACCGTGTTGACGGCGGCCTTCGCCGCCGTCCCTGTGCCCCTCCCGTTCGCAACCACCGAAGGAGAAGCAGTTCCATGA
- a CDS encoding FAD-containing oxidoreductase, with product MSQQRHFDAIIVGAGQAGPPLAGRLTAAGQTVAVIERKLVGGTCVNYGCIPTKTLVASAHVAHLARRGNDFGIRTASVTVDMAAVKARKDRISVGDRESVESWLEGMPGCTLIRGHARFEGPRTLRVGDELLEADRIFLNVGCRAVVPDMPGLADIDYLTNVGILDLDVVPEHLVIIGGSYIALEFAQMYRRFGAAVTVVERGPRLSAREDEDVSAAIREILEAEGIDVVVGADAISFAKQADGFTVTPRAGAAPIPGSHLLLAVGRRPNTDDLGLEAAGVQTDHRGYIVVDDQLRTTADNIWALGDCNGRGAFTHTSYNDFEIVAANLLDGDPRRVSDRVTTYALYIDPPLGRAGMTVDEVRRSGRSALVGERPMTRVGRAVEKGETQGFMRVVVDADTEEILGASILGVGGDEVVHSILDVMSAKLPYTAISRTMHIHPTVSELIPTLLQELKPLS from the coding sequence GTGAGCCAGCAGCGCCATTTCGACGCGATCATCGTCGGCGCCGGGCAGGCCGGCCCGCCGCTGGCCGGCCGGCTCACCGCCGCCGGGCAAACCGTCGCGGTGATCGAACGCAAGCTCGTCGGCGGCACCTGTGTGAACTACGGCTGCATCCCGACCAAGACCCTCGTGGCGAGCGCCCACGTGGCGCATCTGGCCCGGCGCGGCAACGACTTCGGGATCCGCACCGCATCCGTGACCGTAGACATGGCCGCGGTCAAGGCCCGCAAGGACCGCATCAGCGTCGGGGACCGTGAGAGCGTCGAATCCTGGCTCGAAGGCATGCCGGGTTGCACGCTGATACGCGGGCACGCCCGCTTCGAGGGGCCGCGCACGCTGCGGGTCGGCGACGAACTTCTGGAGGCGGACCGGATTTTCCTCAACGTCGGTTGCCGCGCCGTCGTCCCGGACATGCCGGGCCTGGCCGACATCGACTACCTCACCAACGTCGGGATCCTCGACCTCGACGTCGTTCCCGAGCACCTGGTGATCATCGGCGGCAGCTACATCGCGCTGGAGTTCGCCCAGATGTACCGTCGGTTCGGCGCGGCGGTCACCGTCGTCGAGCGGGGTCCGCGCCTGAGCGCGCGTGAGGACGAAGACGTGTCCGCGGCGATCAGGGAGATCCTCGAGGCCGAGGGCATCGACGTCGTCGTCGGGGCCGACGCGATCAGCTTCGCCAAGCAGGCGGACGGGTTCACCGTCACGCCCAGAGCAGGAGCGGCACCGATCCCGGGCAGCCATCTGTTGTTGGCGGTGGGCCGTCGGCCCAATACCGACGACCTCGGCCTGGAGGCGGCGGGCGTGCAGACCGACCACCGCGGCTACATCGTGGTCGACGACCAGCTGCGCACCACCGCCGACAACATCTGGGCGCTGGGCGACTGCAACGGCCGTGGCGCCTTCACCCACACCTCCTACAACGACTTCGAGATCGTCGCGGCCAACCTGCTCGACGGTGATCCGCGCCGCGTCAGCGACCGCGTCACCACGTACGCGCTCTACATCGACCCGCCGCTGGGCCGGGCCGGGATGACCGTCGACGAGGTTCGCAGATCGGGCCGAAGCGCGTTGGTCGGCGAGCGACCCATGACCCGGGTCGGGCGGGCCGTGGAGAAAGGCGAGACGCAGGGGTTCATGAGAGTGGTGGTCGACGCCGACACCGAGGAGATCCTGGGCGCGTCGATCCTCGGCGTCGGCGGTGACGAGGTGGTGCATTCGATCCTCGACGTGATGAGCGCGAAACTGCCGTACACCGCGATCTCACGCACCATGCACATCCACCCGACGGTCAGCGAGCTGATCCCGACCCTCCTGCAGGAGCTGAAGCCACTGAGCTAG
- a CDS encoding DUF4126 family protein, which produces MTQVLVLVLALLIGVVAGSRALTAPAVVAWGAMFGWIDVADKWSEWMAHPVTVTVLTIFALGELVTDQLPSTPSRKVPVQFIARLLTGGFSGAVIGSAFFHTFSATGAGIVGAVLGTLAGAALRSRLAGAKGGNDRPGAFTEDVLAVGGGLLVAFLVSLV; this is translated from the coding sequence ATGACGCAGGTTCTCGTTCTCGTGCTGGCCCTGTTGATCGGCGTCGTCGCCGGATCCCGTGCGCTGACGGCCCCCGCCGTCGTCGCGTGGGGCGCGATGTTCGGCTGGATCGACGTCGCGGACAAGTGGTCGGAATGGATGGCGCACCCCGTGACCGTCACCGTGCTGACCATCTTCGCGCTCGGTGAGCTCGTCACCGACCAACTGCCGAGCACCCCGAGCCGCAAGGTGCCCGTGCAGTTCATCGCCCGCCTGCTCACCGGCGGGTTCTCCGGTGCGGTCATCGGCAGCGCGTTCTTCCACACGTTCAGCGCCACCGGCGCGGGGATCGTCGGCGCCGTCCTCGGCACTCTCGCCGGCGCGGCGCTGCGCAGCAGGCTGGCCGGGGCCAAGGGCGGCAACGACCGGCCCGGCGCGTTCACCGAGGACGTCCTCGCGGTCGGCGGTGGGCTCCTGGTCGCGTTCCTGGTGAGCCTGGTCTAG
- the hisG gene encoding ATP phosphoribosyltransferase produces the protein MLRVAVPNKGTLSEPAAEILAEAGYRRRTDTKDLTVVDPVNQVEFFFLRPKDIAIYVGSGQLDFGITGRDLARESDAPVRERLALGFGASTFRYAAPADRRWRVEDLQGKRIATAFPNLVRKDLAGKGIEATVIRLDGAVEISVQLGVADAIADVVGSGRTLGLHNLAAFGEPLCDSEAVLIERDGAEENASARDQLAGRVQGVVFGQQYLMLDYDCPRSVLERATEVTPGLESPTIAPLADPDWVAVRALVPRRDVNAIMDELAAIGAKAILASDIRFCRF, from the coding sequence ATGCTGCGCGTCGCCGTCCCCAACAAGGGCACCCTCAGCGAGCCCGCGGCCGAGATCCTCGCCGAGGCCGGATACCGCCGCCGCACCGACACCAAGGACTTGACCGTCGTCGACCCGGTGAACCAGGTGGAGTTCTTCTTCCTGCGCCCCAAAGACATCGCGATCTATGTCGGCTCGGGCCAGCTCGACTTCGGCATCACCGGCCGCGACCTGGCGCGCGAATCCGATGCCCCGGTGCGCGAGCGGCTGGCGCTGGGCTTCGGCGCGTCGACCTTCCGCTACGCCGCGCCCGCCGACCGGCGCTGGCGGGTGGAGGATCTGCAGGGCAAGCGGATCGCCACGGCGTTCCCGAACCTGGTGCGAAAAGATCTGGCGGGCAAGGGGATCGAAGCAACCGTGATCCGGCTTGACGGGGCTGTGGAGATCTCGGTGCAGCTCGGTGTCGCCGACGCGATCGCCGATGTGGTCGGGTCCGGCCGCACGCTGGGCCTGCACAACCTGGCGGCGTTCGGGGAGCCGCTGTGTGATTCCGAAGCGGTGCTGATCGAGCGCGACGGCGCCGAGGAGAACGCTTCCGCACGTGACCAATTGGCGGGCCGCGTGCAGGGCGTGGTGTTCGGCCAGCAGTATCTGATGCTGGACTACGATTGCCCGCGTTCGGTGCTGGAGCGGGCCACGGAGGTCACCCCCGGACTCGAATCGCCGACCATCGCGCCGCTGGCCGACCCGGACTGGGTCGCGGTGCGCGCCCTGGTGCCCCGCCGTGACGTCAACGCGATCATGGACGAATTGGCCGCGATCGGTGCCAAAGCCATTCTGGCTTCGGACATCCGCTTCTGCCGCTTCTGA